In a genomic window of Methanoregula sp. UBA64:
- a CDS encoding MarR family winged helix-turn-helix transcriptional regulator: MELGDLFLQVIERYHHILIENEGSEPGSVPGFPDITINQYFYLQAIHRNENITLTELARIIGVSKPSATAAVTRLISDGFVIRTRSTTDQRKFFLSLSAKGQAVFLHKHRACRQFIERLELCTTPAEQKILTRAFRIMVESPLEPDE; encoded by the coding sequence ATGGAATTAGGGGATCTGTTCCTGCAGGTCATCGAACGATACCACCATATCCTCATCGAGAACGAGGGATCCGAACCGGGATCGGTGCCCGGGTTTCCCGATATCACCATTAACCAGTATTTTTACCTGCAGGCGATCCACCGCAATGAAAATATTACACTGACCGAACTTGCACGTATCATCGGGGTCTCCAAGCCATCGGCCACGGCAGCAGTCACCAGACTGATCAGCGACGGGTTTGTGATCCGTACCCGGTCCACGACGGACCAGAGGAAATTTTTCCTCTCCCTCTCGGCAAAGGGACAGGCAGTTTTCCTGCATAAGCATCGGGCATGCCGGCAATTCATCGAACGGCTGGAGCTGTGCACGACACCGGCGGAGCAGAAGATCCTGACCCGTGCATTCCGGATTATGGTAGAGAGCCCGCTTGAACCGGATGAATAA
- a CDS encoding DUF1847 domain-containing protein produces MATNSPQCVKCAVRRCGSTEKNGKVPASCPTEKYPDLVKEATEKYRLPENLAVMKGWLGLMKKVLDPQKQTEKYAWTRIHEIIEYAKIRGMKRLGIATCYALMPEAKMLSDILENSGFEVVSLSCLCGEVNPQDLGMPGNIFCNPILQAEILNREKTDLNIMVGLCVGHDILFLQNCTAETTPLIVKDRALGHNPVAALYQSQGFFQDRFAKR; encoded by the coding sequence ATGGCAACGAACAGTCCGCAGTGCGTAAAATGTGCCGTCCGCCGGTGCGGTTCAACAGAAAAGAACGGGAAGGTCCCGGCATCCTGCCCAACCGAAAAGTACCCGGATCTGGTTAAAGAGGCAACAGAAAAGTACCGGCTCCCGGAAAACCTGGCGGTCATGAAGGGATGGCTTGGCCTGATGAAGAAAGTGCTTGATCCGCAAAAACAGACCGAGAAGTATGCGTGGACCCGGATCCACGAGATTATCGAATACGCTAAGATACGGGGAATGAAACGACTGGGCATCGCCACGTGTTATGCCCTGATGCCGGAAGCGAAGATGTTATCTGACATTCTTGAAAACAGCGGCTTTGAAGTCGTCTCCCTGTCCTGTCTCTGCGGGGAAGTGAACCCGCAGGATCTCGGCATGCCCGGGAACATCTTCTGCAACCCGATCCTGCAGGCAGAGATCCTCAACCGGGAAAAAACGGACTTAAATATCATGGTCGGGCTCTGCGTCGGGCACGACATTTTATTCCTGCAAAACTGTACGGCAGAGACAACGCCGCTCATTGTCAAGGACCGTGCCCTCGGGCATAATCCCGTGGCTGCGTTGTACCAGAGCCAGGGATTTTTCCAGGACCGGTTTGCCAAGAGGTGA
- a CDS encoding winged helix-turn-helix transcriptional regulator encodes MPESKIPSKCPVELFCEVMGSRWKILIVWNLKDRTLRFTALQKKMHNVNSKTITTHLRELENLKIISRVMYPEVPPRVEYSLTEYGKGLLPVFGAMRSWGLQYLESEGIPAKKC; translated from the coding sequence ATGCCCGAATCAAAAATACCGTCCAAATGCCCGGTGGAATTGTTCTGCGAGGTCATGGGGAGCCGGTGGAAGATCCTCATCGTCTGGAACCTTAAGGACCGTACGCTCCGGTTTACTGCGCTCCAGAAAAAAATGCATAACGTGAATTCAAAGACCATCACAACGCATCTTCGGGAACTGGAGAACCTAAAGATTATTTCAAGGGTGATGTATCCCGAAGTTCCGCCCCGGGTTGAATATTCCCTGACGGAATACGGCAAGGGGCTTCTCCCGGTATTCGGTGCTATGCGAAGCTGGGGCCTGCAGTACCTGGAAAGCGAGGGAATACCTGCGAAAAAATGCTAG
- a CDS encoding MarR family transcriptional regulator, with protein MSFVTRGSVRRKVIKGLLRPTTTTELAKMIGVDRAAVSRTIHAMEKVGLVECLTPDENRDRYYRITETGKKVVAIIEDMEK; from the coding sequence GTGAGTTTTGTTACACGGGGGAGCGTGAGAAGGAAAGTGATCAAAGGCCTTCTCCGTCCAACCACCACAACGGAACTTGCGAAGATGATTGGTGTCGACCGGGCTGCGGTAAGCCGTACCATCCATGCAATGGAAAAAGTCGGGCTCGTAGAATGCCTGACACCGGATGAAAATAGGGATCGCTATTACCGGATAACTGAGACCGGGAAAAAGGTCGTCGCGATTATTGAAGATATGGAAAAGTAG
- a CDS encoding RCC1 domain-containing protein gives MQKSHLFLILVISLCCLGAGLAFVEVSTPDVKNDTLTVAHPINTSLTGQPDVFLPEKNVSLNTISEITQNMVSRTENVIAISAGNEQSLALLENGTVISWGARNMTGLGDLPTNLTPVGAVSAGKYHLGGLALKNDGTVRAWGWKWFHEWDVPPGLEEITAISSGGWHNLALNRNGTVVAWGDNGYGECTVPSGLTNVSAISAGYYFSLALKDDGSVIAWGRNSHGQCSVPEKLKHVHSISAGEQHSLALIEDGSVVAWGNNYYGQCNVPHNLTNVIAISAGCDHSLALKDDGTVVAWGDNQYGQCNIPKNLTNVTAISAGCNHSLALKDDGTVVAWGNNQYDQCDIPQEL, from the coding sequence ATGCAAAAATCTCACCTGTTCCTGATTTTAGTCATATCGCTCTGTTGTCTTGGGGCAGGGCTAGCTTTTGTTGAAGTCTCCACTCCAGATGTCAAGAATGACACTCTTACTGTCGCTCACCCGATAAACACTTCATTAACGGGACAACCGGATGTATTCCTTCCGGAAAAAAATGTCTCGTTGAATACAATCAGTGAAATCACGCAAAATATGGTGTCGAGAACCGAGAATGTAATTGCGATATCCGCCGGTAATGAACAGAGCCTGGCCCTTCTGGAAAATGGGACTGTCATTTCCTGGGGGGCCAGAAACATGACCGGTCTCGGGGATCTTCCTACGAATCTCACCCCGGTGGGTGCAGTATCTGCAGGTAAATATCATCTTGGAGGTCTTGCCCTGAAAAATGACGGGACTGTTAGAGCCTGGGGATGGAAATGGTTTCATGAATGGGATGTACCTCCCGGCCTTGAAGAGATCACCGCAATTTCTTCCGGTGGCTGGCATAATCTTGCGCTAAACCGGAACGGAACCGTGGTTGCCTGGGGTGACAACGGATACGGAGAGTGTACTGTTCCTTCAGGTCTCACGAATGTATCTGCGATATCTGCAGGGTACTATTTCTCTCTTGCGCTGAAAGACGATGGATCTGTCATTGCATGGGGACGGAATAGTCATGGTCAATGCAGTGTTCCGGAAAAATTAAAACATGTTCACTCCATTTCAGCGGGAGAACAACATAGTCTGGCACTGATAGAAGATGGGAGCGTTGTCGCATGGGGAAATAATTACTACGGGCAATGTAATGTCCCGCACAATCTTACAAACGTCATTGCGATATCTGCGGGATGTGATCACAGCCTGGCACTCAAAGATGACGGGACCGTGGTTGCCTGGGGAGACAACCAATACGGTCAGTGCAATATCCCTAAAAATCTCACCAATGTCACTGCGATATCTGCAGGTTGTAATCACAGCCTGGCACTCAAGGATGACGGTACTGTTGTTGCCTGGGGCAACAACCAATACGACCAATGTGATATCCCTCAGGAATTATGA
- a CDS encoding Yip1 family protein has translation MAASDAPPKPDSIVDYLFYPDAFFARLFSRDSSTILPMLLILLSAVPGILTVAYVSGFIRQYIPMTPSVGMGEGILALVSTVLFWTVAASYFYHLSGSPESRSFKKPEGWERAGRIVTCCGYAIVPLIVAQFIGFVLIAAILSGVAIVPPPTTAFEKYTIASSEFDSVEVYTDGKFGLDSDRLFEKGQKLGAMNSAENNAKTEARNGIENVSGQLSGNSFVAAHDIITLILTIVAMIWSGLLLIIGLKHALGAPQQTTLLVAIPLVLIVIVTLIMNLRSQTVV, from the coding sequence ATGGCTGCTTCAGACGCCCCTCCGAAACCTGACAGTATCGTGGATTATCTCTTTTATCCGGATGCCTTTTTTGCCCGGCTCTTTTCCCGGGATTCCTCCACGATTTTGCCAATGTTACTCATCCTGCTCTCGGCAGTACCCGGTATCCTGACCGTTGCATATGTTTCCGGTTTTATCCGGCAGTATATTCCCATGACTCCGTCTGTAGGTATGGGGGAGGGAATTCTCGCGCTCGTGAGCACGGTTCTGTTCTGGACCGTTGCGGCCAGCTATTTTTATCATCTTTCCGGATCGCCGGAGAGCAGATCATTTAAGAAACCCGAAGGCTGGGAGAGGGCAGGGCGCATCGTGACCTGCTGCGGATATGCGATCGTACCGCTCATTGTTGCCCAGTTCATCGGCTTTGTGTTGATCGCTGCCATACTTTCCGGTGTGGCAATCGTCCCTCCCCCGACAACCGCGTTTGAGAAATATACGATTGCCTCGTCAGAGTTTGATTCGGTTGAAGTCTACACTGATGGGAAGTTCGGTCTTGATTCAGATCGCCTTTTTGAAAAAGGCCAGAAACTCGGGGCGATGAACAGCGCTGAGAATAATGCAAAAACCGAAGCCCGGAATGGTATAGAGAATGTCAGCGGGCAGCTGTCCGGGAATTCCTTCGTTGCCGCTCACGATATTATCACGCTCATTCTCACCATCGTGGCAATGATCTGGTCCGGGCTCCTTTTGATTATCGGGCTAAAACATGCCCTTGGTGCTCCGCAGCAGACAACCCTCCTGGTGGCAATCCCCCTGGTACTGATCGTTATCGTGACGCTCATCATGAACCTGAGGTCCCAGACTGTTGTCTGA
- a CDS encoding ribonuclease HI family protein, which yields MSGSPSEKSPAAPLEVYTDGASRGNPGPAAYGFIFVRNNEIILEESKTIGTTTNNTAEYCAIISALKKAQEFATGPVLVCSDSELVIKQINNQYRITKPHLAGLRAELATLQKKFRDIRFRNVPREHRFIRRCDELCNQALDRETKG from the coding sequence ATGTCCGGATCCCCATCTGAAAAGTCCCCCGCTGCACCGCTGGAAGTGTATACCGACGGGGCCTCGCGGGGAAATCCCGGGCCCGCGGCATACGGGTTCATCTTCGTTCGGAATAATGAGATCATCCTCGAAGAATCAAAAACTATTGGGACGACCACCAATAACACTGCCGAATATTGCGCGATCATATCCGCACTCAAAAAGGCACAGGAATTTGCCACGGGACCCGTACTTGTCTGTTCCGACAGCGAGCTCGTGATAAAACAGATCAACAACCAGTACCGGATTACCAAACCCCACCTTGCCGGGCTCAGGGCAGAACTTGCGACACTACAAAAAAAATTCCGGGATATCCGGTTCCGCAATGTTCCCCGGGAACACCGGTTCATCCGGCGGTGCGACGAGCTCTGCAACCAGGCCCTGGACCGGGAAACAAAGGGGTGA
- a CDS encoding TetR/AcrR family transcriptional regulator, producing the protein MARVNREYREDAKERIVNAALTIVINRGWEAMTLDAIAQEIGVTTPALYSYFKNRDALQDEVVLRALSKNQEEIEETLSRGENIREVLQDYAHLLFDQKSRYAQVLTNMPVRLLQDPVQHGKIAALYRSSSLVIRETLARAQARGEIPGDLDLNHSTRFIHSLTIGLHITSLFIPKTSDTREKEIWIEGVERLLRIGPQAGQ; encoded by the coding sequence ATGGCACGCGTCAACAGGGAGTACCGCGAGGATGCAAAAGAACGGATTGTGAATGCAGCGCTCACTATCGTGATAAACAGGGGCTGGGAGGCCATGACCCTCGATGCCATTGCCCAGGAGATCGGGGTCACGACCCCCGCGCTGTACAGTTACTTCAAAAACCGCGACGCGCTGCAGGACGAAGTCGTGCTGCGGGCGCTCTCAAAGAACCAGGAAGAGATCGAAGAAACCCTCTCCCGCGGAGAGAATATCCGCGAAGTCTTACAGGATTATGCCCACCTGCTCTTTGACCAGAAGTCCCGGTACGCACAGGTACTCACCAATATGCCGGTGCGGTTGCTCCAGGACCCGGTCCAGCACGGAAAGATTGCTGCATTGTACCGGAGCAGCTCGCTGGTTATCCGCGAGACCCTTGCCCGTGCACAGGCAAGGGGGGAGATCCCGGGCGATCTCGACCTGAACCACAGCACGAGGTTTATCCATTCCCTGACAATTGGCCTTCACATTACCTCCCTTTTTATTCCAAAGACCAGCGATACCCGGGAAAAGGAGATCTGGATTGAGGGCGTGGAACGACTCTTACGGATCGGTCCGCAGGCCGGGCAGTAA
- a CDS encoding response regulator gives MSGRIPMIRMLYIDADPEMCQTVSAFCDRLETIRAKTLGSGEAALEWLLCSPADIIVSEYRFPGGIDGITFTRRLRLRGNRTPVILFTAGTSRALKKEAARNGIFKVVSRTRQGKNPVLPLIRTVFWALT, from the coding sequence ATGTCAGGAAGGATCCCGATGATCCGGATGCTGTACATTGATGCCGACCCGGAGATGTGCCAGACTGTTTCCGCATTCTGCGACCGGCTGGAAACGATCCGGGCAAAGACCCTCGGATCCGGGGAGGCTGCCCTGGAATGGCTCCTCTGCTCACCGGCAGATATCATTGTCTCGGAGTACCGGTTTCCCGGGGGAATCGACGGGATAACCTTTACCCGCAGGCTCCGTCTCCGCGGCAACAGGACCCCGGTGATTCTCTTTACGGCCGGCACATCCCGGGCCCTCAAAAAGGAGGCTGCCCGTAACGGGATCTTTAAGGTAGTGAGCCGGACCCGGCAGGGAAAAAACCCGGTCCTTCCCCTGATCCGCACCGTATTCTGGGCGTTAACATAA
- a CDS encoding class I SAM-dependent methyltransferase, protein MEEQDIPRDPPEAPSRSGPSRTAENVAAFRAAESMLPEDQRVCYDPYAIRFTDPDRLDRLTEYADRHFPGLRSYVAARARHFDDVITLAAKTGLSQLVILGAGYDTRAYRIPEFKDRVRVFELDRPDTQQVKKEKIAEIFGRLPPDVVYVPVDLEVQDFGTRLAEAGYSTEKKTLFVMEGLIMYLTPQTVDAVLSFIVHNSGRNSAVLFDYPAGSGNEDSPSGETGEDLGSQTARGGEPFRFFMPKEGAGEFLRARGFSRLRVTTGEEYRGLYFNRAKEGRELRTVSSFVYALRGDQ, encoded by the coding sequence ATGGAAGAGCAGGATATCCCCCGCGATCCCCCGGAGGCCCCTTCCCGGTCCGGGCCCAGCCGGACCGCGGAGAATGTGGCCGCATTCCGGGCAGCCGAATCGATGCTGCCCGAGGACCAGCGGGTATGCTACGATCCGTATGCGATCCGGTTTACCGATCCCGACCGCCTCGACAGGCTGACCGAATATGCGGACCGCCATTTCCCCGGGCTCCGGAGTTATGTTGCTGCCCGGGCCCGGCATTTCGACGATGTTATCACGCTTGCGGCAAAGACCGGCCTCTCCCAGCTGGTGATCCTCGGGGCCGGGTACGATACCCGGGCGTACCGGATCCCCGAATTCAAGGACCGCGTGCGCGTCTTCGAGCTCGATCGTCCCGATACCCAGCAGGTAAAAAAGGAGAAGATCGCAGAAATTTTCGGGCGGCTTCCCCCGGATGTCGTCTATGTGCCGGTGGATCTTGAAGTGCAGGACTTTGGCACCCGCCTCGCGGAAGCCGGGTATTCCACAGAGAAAAAGACCCTGTTTGTGATGGAAGGGCTGATCATGTACCTTACCCCGCAGACCGTCGATGCAGTCCTGTCCTTTATCGTGCATAATTCCGGCAGGAACAGCGCGGTGCTGTTTGATTATCCGGCAGGGTCCGGTAACGAAGATTCTCCTTCCGGGGAGACCGGGGAAGATCTCGGGAGCCAGACCGCCCGCGGGGGAGAACCGTTCCGGTTTTTTATGCCAAAGGAAGGCGCAGGGGAGTTTCTCCGGGCGCGGGGCTTTTCCCGGCTCCGGGTCACAACCGGGGAGGAGTACCGGGGGCTCTATTTCAACCGGGCAAAGGAAGGGCGGGAGCTCCGCACGGTATCGTCGTTTGTGTACGCCCTGCGAGGGGACCAGTAA
- a CDS encoding MASE1 domain-containing protein → MAETIPDTGVNGAAGVPFFLRVALLFLLICLDALVAKFAVFSFTTGPGTSFLYIVAAVMIITTLWFGMYGVIAAYFGCWIGAGVLSGLSPGFALFWSIADLIQVLIPLIAFRMLGADVALASRRDVAILLVSGILLNNLVGAVCGTLSLGAAGLVPAPLLFSVFAGWFIGNVIVTAIIVPPVLYFLTPLVREQELFVTTFWK, encoded by the coding sequence ATGGCAGAAACTATCCCGGATACCGGCGTAAACGGCGCTGCGGGCGTCCCGTTCTTCCTGCGCGTTGCCCTTCTCTTCCTCCTCATCTGCCTGGATGCCCTGGTGGCAAAGTTTGCGGTCTTCTCGTTTACAACCGGTCCCGGGACCTCGTTTCTGTATATCGTTGCAGCGGTGATGATCATCACCACGCTCTGGTTCGGGATGTACGGGGTAATTGCCGCGTATTTTGGCTGCTGGATCGGGGCCGGGGTCTTAAGCGGGCTCTCCCCGGGATTTGCCCTCTTCTGGTCGATTGCCGATCTCATCCAGGTGCTTATCCCGCTCATTGCGTTCCGGATGCTCGGCGCGGATGTTGCCCTGGCCAGCCGGCGCGATGTCGCGATCCTCCTGGTATCCGGGATTCTCCTCAATAACCTGGTCGGTGCGGTCTGCGGGACGCTCTCCCTTGGTGCGGCCGGGCTTGTCCCGGCACCGCTCCTGTTTTCGGTATTTGCCGGCTGGTTTATCGGGAACGTTATCGTCACCGCCATCATCGTCCCGCCGGTTTTGTATTTCCTGACCCCGCTTGTCCGCGAGCAGGAGCTCTTTGTTACAACGTTCTGGAAATAA
- a CDS encoding sensor histidine kinase gives MFARPQIQALLVAVTLLAVLLPYWWLAVLWSKESISREDTQFAFATTTFLLVMVIADMAFLIRYYQVKRKREILEMTRELRASEEALRLTNKKINLLSSITRHDIRNQLTALKIYLELSRITPADPEKAAEYVEKEEQIALAIERQLEFTRQYESLGVNTPVFQDLASCIGESKAGLNLDGIAVQVAGIPGAEIYADPLLKKVFFNLFDNSLRHGGRGMNAITISAALSSGRLVITFEDNGIGIEAGKKELIFDREYGQNTGLGLFLIREILDITRIAIIENGTPGSGARFEIMVPAGAYRVTS, from the coding sequence GTGTTTGCCCGTCCACAGATCCAGGCACTGCTTGTCGCAGTAACCCTTCTTGCGGTTCTCCTGCCGTACTGGTGGCTCGCGGTCCTGTGGTCAAAGGAGAGTATTTCCCGGGAGGATACGCAGTTTGCTTTTGCAACAACGACCTTCCTCCTTGTCATGGTCATTGCGGATATGGCCTTTCTCATCCGCTACTACCAGGTAAAAAGGAAGCGGGAGATCCTGGAGATGACCCGGGAGCTCAGGGCAAGCGAAGAAGCGCTCCGGCTGACAAACAAGAAGATCAACCTGCTTTCAAGCATCACCCGGCACGATATCCGCAACCAGCTTACCGCACTCAAGATCTACCTGGAGCTGTCCCGGATTACTCCTGCGGATCCGGAGAAAGCAGCAGAATATGTAGAAAAGGAAGAGCAGATCGCTCTTGCAATCGAGCGCCAGCTGGAGTTTACCCGCCAGTACGAGAGCCTTGGGGTAAACACCCCGGTCTTCCAGGATCTCGCTTCCTGCATAGGGGAATCAAAAGCAGGGCTGAACCTCGATGGGATCGCGGTGCAGGTTGCCGGGATCCCCGGCGCAGAGATCTATGCCGATCCCCTGCTCAAAAAAGTGTTTTTTAATCTCTTCGACAACTCCCTGCGCCACGGTGGACGGGGGATGAATGCCATTACCATCTCCGCTGCACTCAGCAGCGGCCGGCTCGTCATCACCTTCGAAGACAACGGGATCGGTATCGAGGCCGGTAAAAAAGAACTGATCTTCGACCGGGAATACGGGCAGAACACCGGCCTTGGCCTCTTTTTGATCCGTGAGATCCTGGACATCACCCGGATCGCCATTATCGAGAACGGAACACCGGGTTCCGGTGCAAGGTTCGAGATCATGGTGCCGGCTGGCGCATACCGGGTTACGTCCTGA
- a CDS encoding ABC transporter ATP-binding protein yields MQEEPRAREGYNRLLWEICSARPFSYLAVIILNVSGMLFAIISPLIMRSLIDDVLIGKNTALLMPLLAAMAGVFLVSALSNYLSARVRGTLSIGLYREFSLRVFARLQRADYAHVRKFKTGDLLSRITGNVTTVVQTAIRTIPQILVIIFGIVLPLLIMISMDAALTAIVILPALLFVVSAAWFGKRMKAAQRPALDAEAGIQSFLKETLPSLPLIRVFGIEKWADKRYDTEFGRFSDTSVSVIRLSSLSAAITMLIYSVPTLLVLALGSMSVLAGTITVGTLTAFVAYVGLFLSPVLQVSDLWNSYKSSQASYDRVAEVMELKPDAEGSVPLPPGGPVEIRFEHVSFSYDRRVVLSDVSGRFSSGINYLTGENGSGKSTLLRLICRLYSPDSGRITINGTDLASIKRDDLRSNVSMVFSDSLIFDGTIADNILIGDLSATGDEVVSAAKRAGLDGFVRTLQKKYDTPVGENGLNLSSGEMQKIALARVLLRDSPVILFDEFTRSIDEESKRSIYEVIQKLTDKTVIIVTHTPADIREGSNVVHL; encoded by the coding sequence ATGCAGGAAGAGCCACGCGCACGGGAAGGGTATAATCGGCTTCTTTGGGAGATCTGCTCCGCCCGGCCGTTCTCCTACCTCGCCGTCATTATCTTAAATGTCTCCGGCATGCTCTTTGCCATCATCAGCCCCCTTATCATGCGGTCGCTGATCGATGACGTGCTGATCGGGAAGAACACCGCCCTGCTCATGCCCCTGCTTGCAGCAATGGCCGGAGTATTCCTCGTCTCCGCCCTCTCAAACTATCTCTCCGCCCGGGTACGAGGAACGCTCTCAATCGGCCTGTACCGGGAATTCTCGCTCCGGGTGTTTGCCCGGCTCCAGCGGGCAGACTATGCACACGTGCGGAAATTCAAGACCGGCGACCTGCTGTCACGGATCACCGGGAATGTGACCACGGTTGTCCAGACCGCGATACGGACGATCCCCCAGATCCTGGTAATCATCTTTGGCATTGTCCTGCCGTTATTAATCATGATCAGCATGGACGCCGCACTCACCGCAATCGTGATCCTGCCGGCGCTCCTCTTTGTCGTCTCCGCGGCATGGTTCGGGAAACGGATGAAAGCTGCCCAGAGGCCGGCGCTGGATGCAGAGGCCGGCATCCAGTCGTTCCTTAAGGAAACGCTTCCTTCCCTGCCCCTTATCCGGGTATTCGGCATCGAAAAGTGGGCAGATAAAAGATACGATACGGAGTTCGGGCGGTTCTCGGACACCTCTGTCTCGGTCATCCGGCTCTCCTCCCTCTCCGCTGCCATCACCATGCTCATCTACAGCGTCCCCACCCTCCTGGTCCTGGCACTCGGAAGCATGTCCGTACTTGCGGGGACCATCACGGTAGGGACGCTGACCGCGTTTGTCGCATACGTCGGCCTCTTTTTGTCTCCCGTTCTCCAGGTCTCGGACCTCTGGAATTCCTATAAGTCGTCCCAGGCCTCGTACGACCGGGTTGCCGAGGTAATGGAGCTCAAGCCCGATGCCGAAGGCAGCGTTCCCCTGCCACCCGGGGGACCCGTGGAGATCCGGTTCGAGCATGTCAGCTTCTCGTATGACCGCCGCGTTGTCCTTTCTGATGTCAGCGGCCGGTTTTCTTCCGGGATCAATTACCTGACTGGCGAGAACGGGTCGGGAAAGTCCACGCTCCTGCGCCTTATCTGCCGGCTCTATTCCCCGGATTCCGGCAGGATCACGATCAACGGTACCGACCTCGCATCCATAAAAAGGGACGATCTCCGGTCAAACGTCTCAATGGTCTTTTCCGATTCCCTGATCTTCGATGGTACGATTGCTGATAATATCCTGATCGGGGACCTGTCTGCAACTGGTGACGAGGTTGTTTCGGCTGCAAAAAGAGCGGGGCTTGACGGGTTTGTCCGGACACTCCAAAAAAAGTACGATACGCCCGTAGGGGAGAACGGACTCAACCTTTCCAGCGGCGAGATGCAGAAGATCGCCCTCGCCCGTGTCCTCCTGCGGGATTCGCCGGTGATACTCTTTGACGAATTCACCCGGTCCATTGACGAAGAGTCCAAACGGTCCATCTATGAGGTTATCCAAAAGCTGACCGATAAGACGGTGATCATCGTGACCCATACCCCGGCAGATATAAGGGAGGGCAGCAATGTCGTGCATCTGTGA
- a CDS encoding flavodoxin family protein, producing the protein MTMKLLAFNGSPRKKGSTATLLRHAMDGAGAEGADTEIIDLYDLRYQGCTSCFACKRIGGKSYGHCAVQDDLAPVLQKAETADALLIGSPIYFSLTSGMTRSFLERLAYPYAVYDKPRSTLFPKKIRTGFIYTAGASDAMVTEMGYDRSEKVTEMAMARIFGACESLWVTDTVLFDDYTRYESSLFDPAAKKKHREEQFPIDCKKAYELGARLVRNG; encoded by the coding sequence ATGACGATGAAACTTCTTGCATTCAACGGAAGCCCGAGAAAGAAGGGGAGCACGGCAACACTCCTCCGGCATGCCATGGACGGTGCCGGAGCAGAAGGCGCAGATACGGAAATTATCGACCTGTATGATCTCAGGTACCAGGGCTGCACCAGCTGCTTTGCCTGCAAACGGATCGGCGGGAAGAGTTACGGGCACTGTGCGGTACAAGACGATCTTGCGCCGGTCTTACAAAAGGCAGAGACCGCAGACGCACTTTTGATCGGTTCTCCCATTTACTTCTCGCTTACTTCCGGCATGACCCGGTCGTTTCTCGAACGCCTCGCGTACCCCTACGCGGTCTACGATAAGCCGCGATCAACCCTGTTCCCAAAGAAGATCCGGACCGGTTTTATCTATACAGCCGGGGCATCGGATGCAATGGTAACGGAGATGGGCTATGACAGGAGTGAGAAGGTGACCGAGATGGCCATGGCCCGGATCTTCGGAGCCTGCGAATCGCTCTGGGTCACCGACACGGTCCTGTTTGACGATTATACCCGATACGAGTCCTCGCTTTTTGATCCCGCGGCAAAGAAAAAACACCGGGAGGAACAATTCCCCATCGATTGTAAAAAGGCATACGAGCTCGGGGCCCGGCTGGTCAGAAACGGATAA
- a CDS encoding DUF5400 family protein, which translates to MDTTYLVIGLAILVSSMATGFIIFRMQGMHLMAHFITIILALIATLAAVVTGMTAAVYAAVILQFVVTITAYTQLMPTLKDSFQTSPGYSAHLAIVTILPVLALAGLLL; encoded by the coding sequence ATGGACACGACCTATCTTGTGATCGGCCTTGCGATCCTTGTCTCGAGCATGGCGACCGGCTTTATTATCTTCCGGATGCAGGGGATGCACCTGATGGCGCACTTTATTACGATCATCCTCGCCCTTATCGCAACACTCGCGGCGGTTGTAACGGGGATGACCGCGGCGGTCTATGCGGCAGTAATCCTGCAGTTCGTGGTGACCATCACGGCCTATACCCAGCTTATGCCGACCTTAAAAGACAGCTTCCAGACCTCGCCGGGATACAGCGCCCATCTGGCAATTGTCACGATACTGCCGGTCCTTGCGCTTGCCGGGCTGCTGCTGTAA